A window of the Phycicoccus sp. M110.8 genome harbors these coding sequences:
- a CDS encoding YncE family protein: MRTRRPAAARLRLAALAGAVTAGCVLSACSPSVSDTSGTTTPSTSASQASSSSTTTAAATNVYEHDGAGMLSPEAAKAKPLVYVPNTMANTVQVIDPRTYKVIRRFSTGREPQHVVPSWDLKTLWVNDDLGNDLIPIDPLTGKQGKAVPVDDPYNLYFTPNGKHALVMAERLRRIDVRDPQTMKLQRSLPVPCHGVNHADFSADESFFVASCEFSGKLLVIDAEARKVRKVIDLNKVKTPGATSPRQAMNMPGSPKQGLMPGASAMPQDVRLTPDGRWFLVADMLRNGVWVIDAKTQKISRFIHTAMGAHGIYPSRDAKRLFVSNRDAGSITVLDSSTLAKVALWKIPGGGSPDMGGVTAMGDELWLAGRYDHVVYVFDTTTGKVTHTIKVDSGPHGLCVWPQPGRFSLGHTGNMR, translated from the coding sequence GTGAGGACACGCCGACCGGCGGCCGCGCGCCTGCGCCTCGCCGCCCTCGCCGGGGCCGTCACGGCCGGGTGCGTGCTGTCCGCCTGCAGCCCGTCGGTGAGCGACACGTCCGGGACGACCACGCCGAGCACCAGCGCGTCGCAGGCGTCGTCCTCGAGCACGACGACCGCCGCGGCGACCAACGTCTACGAGCACGACGGCGCCGGCATGCTCTCGCCGGAGGCGGCGAAGGCCAAGCCGCTCGTCTACGTGCCCAACACCATGGCCAACACCGTGCAGGTCATCGACCCGCGCACGTACAAGGTGATCCGCCGGTTCAGCACCGGCCGCGAGCCGCAGCACGTCGTGCCGTCGTGGGACCTCAAGACGCTGTGGGTCAACGACGACCTCGGCAACGACCTCATCCCGATCGACCCGCTGACGGGCAAGCAGGGCAAGGCCGTCCCGGTCGACGACCCGTACAACCTGTACTTCACGCCCAACGGCAAGCACGCCCTGGTCATGGCCGAGCGGCTGCGGCGCATCGACGTCCGCGACCCGCAGACCATGAAGCTGCAGCGCTCGCTGCCGGTCCCGTGCCACGGCGTCAACCACGCCGACTTCAGCGCCGACGAGAGCTTCTTCGTCGCCAGCTGCGAGTTCTCCGGCAAGCTGCTCGTGATCGACGCGGAGGCCCGCAAGGTCCGCAAGGTCATCGACCTGAACAAGGTAAAGACCCCCGGGGCGACGTCGCCGCGCCAGGCGATGAACATGCCCGGCAGCCCGAAACAGGGCCTGATGCCCGGCGCGTCCGCCATGCCGCAGGACGTGCGGCTGACGCCCGACGGCCGCTGGTTCCTCGTCGCCGACATGCTGCGCAACGGCGTCTGGGTGATCGACGCGAAGACGCAGAAGATCTCCCGCTTCATCCACACCGCGATGGGGGCCCACGGCATCTACCCCTCGCGGGACGCCAAGCGCCTGTTCGTGTCGAACCGCGACGCCGGCTCGATCACGGTCCTGGACAGCAGCACCCTGGCCAAGGTGGCGCTGTGGAAGATCCCGGGCGGCGGCTCGCCGGACATGGGCGGGGTGACCGCGATGGGTGACGAGCTGTGGCTCGCCGGACGGTACGACCACGTCGTCTACGTCTTCGACACCACGACCGGCAAGGTCACCCACACGATCAAGGTCGACAGCGGGCCGCACGGCCTGTGCGTCTGGCCGCAGCCGGGGCGGTTCTCGCTGGGCCACACCGGCAACATGCGCTGA
- a CDS encoding phospho-sugar mutase: MTYAARHGRDGSTPETHGHEDELVEAAQHWIDDDPDHDTRVELGDVLVRAKQGDEEALADLSDRFAGMLEFGTAGLRGAIGAGPNRMNRAVVIRAAAGLTAYLEETEPEPFVVVGYDARTKSDVFARDTAAVVVGAGGRAAVLPHVLPTPVLAFAIRYLGADAGVMVTASHNPPQDNGYKVYLGDGSQIVPPSDSRIAGHIARVAQVADVPLADDGWETLGDDVLEAYLDATARVVAPDSPRDLSVVHTALHGVGSDTLMQVFERAGFPAPTPVASQEHPDAAFPTVTFPNPEEPGAIDAALALAEEVRPDIVLANDPDADRCAVAVPDGGQWHMLRGDEVGALLGAHILARGVPEDAVFANSIVSSRLLAAMAKDAGIRHEETLTGFKWISRVEGLRYGYEEALGYCVDPATVRDKDGVSACLLMAELAATLKAQGRTLTDLLDELAVKHGVHATDSFSVRVADLSLIGTVMARLREQPPTDVGGTAVARADDLATGSESLPPTDGLRYHLEDGSRVIVRPSGTEPKLKVYLEVVEPVADEEALDEAKAAAAERLAALREAMSALTTP, encoded by the coding sequence ATGACGTATGCCGCGCGCCACGGCCGCGACGGGTCCACGCCCGAGACCCACGGCCACGAGGACGAGCTCGTCGAGGCCGCCCAGCACTGGATCGACGACGACCCCGACCACGACACCCGGGTCGAGCTCGGTGACGTCCTCGTCCGCGCCAAGCAGGGCGACGAGGAGGCGCTGGCCGACCTGTCGGACCGGTTCGCCGGGATGCTCGAGTTCGGGACCGCCGGGCTGCGGGGTGCCATCGGCGCCGGGCCCAACCGGATGAACCGCGCGGTCGTGATCCGCGCGGCGGCCGGGCTCACGGCATACCTCGAGGAGACCGAGCCCGAGCCCTTCGTCGTGGTCGGCTACGACGCTCGGACCAAGTCCGACGTCTTCGCCCGCGACACCGCGGCGGTGGTCGTCGGTGCGGGCGGCCGGGCCGCGGTGCTGCCGCACGTGCTGCCCACCCCCGTGCTCGCCTTCGCGATCCGCTACCTCGGCGCCGACGCCGGCGTCATGGTCACGGCCAGCCACAACCCGCCGCAGGACAACGGGTACAAGGTCTACCTCGGCGACGGGTCGCAGATCGTCCCGCCGTCCGACAGCCGGATCGCCGGGCACATCGCGCGGGTCGCGCAGGTCGCCGACGTCCCGCTCGCCGACGACGGCTGGGAGACCCTCGGCGACGACGTGCTCGAGGCGTACCTCGACGCGACCGCGCGGGTCGTCGCACCCGACAGCCCGCGCGACCTGTCGGTGGTGCACACGGCCCTGCACGGCGTCGGCAGCGACACCCTCATGCAGGTCTTCGAGCGGGCCGGCTTCCCGGCACCGACCCCGGTGGCCAGCCAGGAGCACCCGGACGCCGCCTTCCCGACCGTGACCTTCCCGAACCCGGAGGAGCCCGGCGCCATCGACGCCGCGCTCGCCCTCGCCGAGGAGGTCCGGCCCGACATCGTCCTGGCCAACGACCCCGACGCCGACCGGTGCGCGGTCGCCGTCCCCGACGGCGGGCAGTGGCACATGCTGCGCGGCGACGAGGTGGGCGCCCTGCTCGGGGCGCACATCCTCGCCCGCGGGGTGCCGGAGGACGCCGTGTTCGCCAACTCGATCGTCTCCTCGCGGCTGCTCGCGGCCATGGCGAAGGACGCCGGCATCCGCCACGAGGAGACCCTCACCGGCTTCAAGTGGATCTCGCGGGTCGAGGGGCTGCGCTACGGCTACGAGGAGGCGCTGGGCTACTGCGTCGACCCGGCGACGGTGCGGGACAAGGACGGCGTGAGCGCCTGCCTGCTCATGGCCGAGCTGGCCGCCACGCTCAAGGCGCAGGGCCGCACCCTCACCGACCTGCTCGACGAGCTCGCGGTGAAGCACGGCGTCCACGCCACCGACTCGTTCTCGGTGCGGGTGGCCGACCTGTCGCTCATCGGCACCGTGATGGCGCGGCTGCGCGAGCAGCCCCCGACCGACGTCGGTGGGACCGCCGTCGCGCGCGCCGACGACCTGGCCACGGGCAGCGAGTCGCTGCCGCCGACCGACGGCCTGCGCTACCACCTCGAGGACGGCAGCCGGGTCATCGTCCGGCCCTCCGGCACCGAGCCGAAGCTCAAGGTCTACCTCGAGGTGGTCGAGCCGGTCGCCGACGAGGAGGCCCTGGACGAGGCCAAGGCCGCCGCCGCCGAGCGCCTGGCGGCCCTGCGCGAGGCGATGTCGGCGCTCACCACGCCCTGA
- a CDS encoding polysaccharide deacetylase family protein, translated as MNSDADPVLPERPAGRGPAPTRRAVLGAAAVALTTAACSTSDHPGGQSGASGSPTSPSTTTTKGSATSTATGSSTATAGGGLVKPGIASRPGDDIVHGPRDRSEVALTFHGQGPASLTKQVLEACKAADAHVTVFAVGTWVTAAPELARAVLAAGHEVGNHTWSHQQMKTLDAATADAEVAKGVSALEKALGSAGWWFRPSGTLHSTARIRAAARRAGYARCVSYDVDPQDFLDPGAAAVRQRTRAQVRAGSIVSLHLGHPGTAEALPGILTDLSRMGLRPVGLSTLLRDVA; from the coding sequence GTGAACAGCGACGCAGACCCCGTCCTGCCCGAACGCCCAGCCGGTCGGGGGCCCGCGCCGACGCGCCGGGCGGTGCTCGGGGCGGCGGCAGTCGCGCTCACCACGGCCGCGTGCTCGACGTCCGACCACCCGGGCGGGCAGTCCGGGGCGAGTGGCTCCCCGACGTCGCCGTCGACGACCACCACCAAGGGGTCGGCCACCTCGACGGCGACCGGGTCATCCACGGCCACGGCAGGTGGCGGCCTCGTGAAGCCGGGCATCGCCTCCCGGCCCGGCGACGACATCGTCCACGGGCCGCGCGACCGGTCCGAGGTGGCCCTGACCTTCCACGGCCAGGGCCCCGCCTCCCTGACCAAGCAGGTCCTCGAGGCCTGCAAGGCCGCCGACGCCCATGTCACCGTCTTCGCGGTCGGCACGTGGGTCACCGCCGCCCCCGAGCTGGCCCGCGCCGTGCTGGCCGCCGGCCACGAGGTCGGCAACCACACGTGGAGCCACCAGCAGATGAAGACCCTCGACGCGGCGACCGCCGACGCCGAGGTCGCCAAGGGCGTCTCCGCCCTGGAGAAGGCCCTCGGCTCGGCCGGCTGGTGGTTCCGGCCCAGTGGCACCCTGCACAGCACGGCGCGCATCCGCGCCGCGGCCCGCCGCGCTGGTTACGCTCGCTGCGTGTCGTACGACGTGGACCCCCAGGACTTCCTCGACCCCGGCGCTGCCGCGGTCCGGCAGCGCACCCGCGCGCAGGTGCGGGCCGGGTCGATCGTGAGCCTGCACCTGGGGCACCCCGGCACTGCCGAGGCGCTGCCCGGCATACTCACCGACCTGTCCCGGATGGGGCTGCGCCCGGTCGGGCTGAGCACCCTCCTGCGGGACGTCGCGTGA
- a CDS encoding purine-nucleoside phosphorylase: MSEQSRPSPGTPDLSDPAVDPFDVARAAAAVIAERTGAERHDVALVLGSGWGQTGDLIGETLATIDNEDVPGFGRAAVAGHSGTMRSVAIGDTGKRALVYGTRTHFYEGRGVRAVVHAVRTAAAAGCSTIVLTNGCGGLNPAWRPGTPVLIRDHINLTAHSPIEGANFVDLTDLYSPRLRELARSVDPDLDEGVYVQFRGPHYETPAEVQMAKVLGGDLVGMSTTLEAIAARQCGLEVLGISLVTNLAAGISDQPLSHEEVLEAGQAAAERCGRLLAAVVGRI, translated from the coding sequence GTGAGTGAGCAGAGCCGCCCGTCGCCGGGCACGCCGGACCTGTCCGACCCCGCCGTGGACCCCTTCGACGTCGCCCGCGCCGCGGCCGCCGTGATCGCCGAGCGCACGGGCGCCGAGCGCCACGACGTGGCCCTCGTCCTCGGGTCCGGCTGGGGGCAGACCGGCGACCTCATCGGGGAGACGCTCGCGACCATCGACAACGAGGACGTGCCCGGCTTCGGCCGCGCCGCCGTCGCCGGCCACTCCGGCACGATGCGCTCGGTCGCGATCGGCGACACCGGCAAGCGGGCCCTGGTCTACGGCACCCGCACCCACTTCTACGAGGGCCGCGGCGTCCGCGCGGTGGTCCACGCGGTGCGCACCGCCGCCGCGGCGGGCTGCTCGACGATCGTCCTGACGAACGGCTGCGGCGGCCTCAACCCCGCGTGGCGCCCCGGCACCCCGGTCCTCATCCGCGACCACATCAACCTCACGGCGCACTCCCCCATCGAGGGCGCGAACTTCGTCGACCTCACCGACCTGTACTCCCCCCGCCTGCGCGAGCTCGCCCGCAGCGTCGACCCCGACCTCGACGAGGGTGTCTACGTGCAGTTCCGCGGCCCGCACTACGAGACCCCGGCCGAGGTGCAGATGGCCAAGGTGCTCGGCGGCGACCTCGTCGGCATGTCGACCACGCTCGAGGCGATCGCGGCCCGCCAGTGCGGGCTGGAGGTGCTCGGCATCTCACTGGTCACCAACCTCGCCGCCGGCATCAGCGACCAGCCCCTCTCGCACGAGGAGGTCCTCGAGGCCGGCCAGGCCGCTGCGGAGCGGTGCGGTCGGCTGCTCGCCGCCGTGGTCGGCCGGATCTGA
- a CDS encoding response regulator, producing the protein MKVLVVEDDMDIQDLVVTLLTRDGHTVVAEAEGWDGLAAALAQAPDLVVLDWMMPGMSGVDVCRALRADARTKDVPVLMLTSKAQEADIDQAFTAGADDYMVKPFRGRELVSRVRALATR; encoded by the coding sequence ATGAAGGTTCTCGTGGTGGAGGACGACATGGACATCCAGGACCTCGTCGTGACCCTGCTCACCCGTGACGGGCACACGGTGGTCGCCGAGGCGGAGGGCTGGGACGGCCTGGCCGCCGCGCTGGCGCAGGCACCCGACCTCGTGGTCCTCGACTGGATGATGCCGGGCATGAGCGGGGTCGACGTCTGTCGCGCCCTGCGTGCCGACGCCCGCACCAAGGACGTCCCCGTGCTGATGCTCACCTCCAAGGCGCAGGAGGCCGACATCGACCAGGCGTTCACGGCCGGAGCCGACGACTACATGGTCAAGCCGTTCCGCGGGCGCGAGCTGGTCAGCCGGGTCCGCGCCCTCGCCACGCGCTAA